DNA from Gadus chalcogrammus isolate NIFS_2021 chromosome 11, NIFS_Gcha_1.0, whole genome shotgun sequence:
tattttctatagagtgggttagatgtttttttttgtaagtcaaacgccacatgtgagatgttgcaagcacttttattaaaacataggtcagtatgactgcaacatgtgattttgtatcgttattttcaacagaattgaatgaacatgttaaaaaaaaaaaagggacgtttttcaccttcttcacaaaataatcacctatgcaaaacaatataaggctgtaggttacacactttagctaccattaagagcattggcttcatcgcattgtcctgcgtactacggtgagggtttcagtgcgccgtaactttaatcccccgccccctcccttctccgttccatttgggaacatgtttggtttcatttcggtTGTTTCATatcttttaattaattaatgaagagcgtcaccagagggcgcccccaacacatttgccgagcgccggccctggtttcggggcagaagaaactgtcgcggccggtgatgcagcagcacagccacggagttttacgcattcctcatactgcactttgtgccgctgctgtaaatggtggaacagatttgtcgtgcttccacttttagtcgcaacagttttgctacactctctacagacctgcagcagctgctcatctgtttttttttaaacccgaactatttccacattatggagccgttgcttctcctctttgaaacaatttcgtctcccgccgccgtctcgttttctttacgggtatcattcatgcttgttgtgttgtgagggggcggcgggggcggcgggggcgggaatgaggcgtctttgcacacggcacgttcggaaagacagagtgggagggggaggggttgcgctcacagtctccaaggcaagcgctgtagataagacgcttgagggggaaactgaccattttaacgcatatcgatataaacgatattgtcaaatcttgtatccccttggaaattatatcgatatatcgtacatagccgatatatcctgcagccctaagTTCAGTGTACCCGTGTTGTAGTTCAGTGTACCCATGTTGTAGTTCTTCCTGCCTATGTTGTAGTTCAGTGTACCTGAGTTGTAGCTCTTGTACCTGTGTTGCAGGTCTTCCTACCTGTGTTGTAGTTCAGTGTACCTGTGTTGTAGTTCTACCTACCTGTGTGGTAGTTCTTCCTACCTGTGTTGTAGTTCAGTGTACCCGTGTTGCAGTTCTTCCTACCTGTGTTGTAGTTCAGTGCACCTGAGTTGTAGTTCTTGTACCTGTGTTGTAGTTCTTGTACCTGTGTTGTAGTTCTTCCTAcctgtgttgttgttctgtgtACCTGTGTTGTAGTTCTTGTACCCGTGTTGTAGTTCTTCCTACATGTGTTGTAGTTCTTGTACCTGTGTTGTTGTTCAGTGTACCCGAGTTGTAGTTCTTCTTACCTGTCTTGTAGTAGCCATGCACCAGAACAATGCCCAGGTTGGTGGGTTTGAGCTTGCGGCCGTTCTCCACCGTGACGTAGTTCCTCTGGCAGACGTTGTTGATGTGCACGGGGATGCTGGCGTCCGTACCTGCGGACAGAGGAGGAAAGGGGTTAGATACTCCGTCAGGACattgggggaggggcttagatCCTCCCtcaggacagagggggaggggctaagATCGTCCCtgaggacagagggggaggggcttagatCCTCCCtgaggacagagggggaggggcttagatCTTCCCtgaggacagagggggaggggcttagatCCTCCCTCAGGTCAGATTCAATGCACAGAGAATGAGGTCcggggcgacacacacacacacacacacacacacacacacacacacacacacacacacacacacacacacacacacacacacacacacacacacacacacacacacacacacacacacacacacacacagtacctaTGCCGTGTTTCTCCATCAGGGTGATGAGCTCTGCCTCCGTCAGGTAGTCGGGGGGGCAGGTCTGCTTCTCCACCAGTTTGATCTCGTCCACCGTGAAGATGTCTCCCCGCTCGCAAACCGGCAGAGCCTCCTCCAGGGGGATCCCCAGCCAGGGCATCACCGCCGTGTAACCtaggagaccacacacacacacatcaccgcCTGTAACCtaggagaccacacacacacacacatcaccgcCTGTAACCtaggagaccacacacacacatcatcgcCTGTAACCtaggagaccacacacacacacacatcaccgcCTGTAACCTAGgagaccacacagacacacatcaccgCCTGTAACCtaggagaccacacacacacacacacaccaccgcctGTAAACtaggagaccacacacacacacacacacatcaccgcCTGTAACCtaggagaccacacacacacacacacacatcaccgcTTGTAACCTAGGAGaccccacacagacaccagGCATCACCGCCCTGTAACCTaggcgaccacacacacacacacacacatcacgctTGTAACCtaggagaccacacacacacacacacacacacatcaccgcCAGTAGTCTGAGACCTTTTAAGTCTAAGACTGAAAGGTTCTGCGAGGAGTgggtgagggagtcagtgttctagtgacagggtgagggagtcagtgttctagtgacagggtgagggagtcagtgttctagtgacagggtgagggagtcagtgttctagtgacagggtgagggagtcagtgttctagtgacagggtgagggagtcagtgttctagtgacagggtgagggagtcagtgttctagtgacagggtgagggagtcagtgttctagtgacagggtgagggagtcagtgttctagtgacagggtgagggagtcagtgttctagtgacagggtgagggagtcagtgttctagtgacagggtgagggagtcagtgttctagtgacagggtgagggagtcagtgttctagtgacagggtgagggagtcagtgttctagtgacagggtgagggagtcagtgttctagtgacagggtgagggagtcagtgttctagtgacagggtgagggagtcagtgttctagtgacagggtgagggagtcagtgttctagtgacagggtgagggagtcagtgttctagtgacagggtgagggagtcagtgttctagtgacagggtgagggagtcagtgttctagtgacagggtgagggagtcagtgttctagtgacagggtgagggagtcagtgttctagtgacagggtgagggagtcagtgttctagtgacagggtgagggagtcagtgttctagtgacagggtgagggagtcagtgttctagtgacagggtgagggagtcagtgttctagtgacagggtgagggagtcagtgttctagtgacagggtgagggagtcagtgttctagtgacagggtgagggagtcagtgttctagtgacagggtgagggagtcagtgttctagtgacagggtgagggagtcagtgctctagtgacagggtgagggagtcagtgttctagtgacagggtgagggagtcagtgttctagtgacagggtgagggagtcagtgttttagtgacagggtgagggagtcagtgttctagtgacagggtgagggagtcagtgttctagtgacagggtgagggagtcagtgttctagtgacagggtgagggagtcagtgttctagtgacaaggtgagggagtcagtgttctagtgacagggtgagggagtcagtgttctagtgacagggtgagggagtcagtgttctagtgacagggtgagggagtcagtgttctagtgacagggtgagggagtcagtgttctagtgacagggtgagggagtcagtgttctagtgacagggtgagggagtcagtgttctagtgacagggtgagggagtcagtgttctagtgacagggtgagggagtcagtgttctagtgacagggtgagggagacagtgttctagtgacagggtgagggagtcagtgttctagtgacagggtgagggagtcagtgttctagtgacagggtgagggagtcagtgttctagtgacagggtgagggagtcagtgttctagtgacagggtgagggagtcagtgttctagtgacagggtgagggagtcagtgttctagtgacagggtgagggagtcagtgttctagtgacagggtgagggagtcagtgttctagtgacagggtgagggagtcagtgttctagtgacagggtgagggagtcagtgttctagtgacagggtgagggagtcagtgttctagtgacagggtgagggagtcagtgttctagtgacagggtgagggagtcagtgttctagtgacagggtgagggagtcagtgttctagtgacagggtgagggagtcagtgttctagtgacagggtgagggagtcagtgttctagtgaaagagtgagggagtcagtgttctagtgacagggtgagggagtcagtgttctagtgacagggtgagggagtcagtgttctagtgacagggtgagggagtcagtgttctagtgacagggtgagggagtcagtgttctagtgacagggtgagggagtcagtgttctagtgacagggtgagggagtcagtgttctagtgacagggtgagggagtcagtgttctTGTGGCAGGGtgagggagacacagacagacagacagacagacagacagacagacagacagacagacagacagacagacagacagacagaggacctGGTGAGATGAGCGTCTTGCCGCTGCAGGAGAAGGCCTCCGTCCCGATGGAGAACTCGATGGTGGTCTGAAGGTATTTACAGTCCTCGCTCACCGTGGCCATGAAATGACGCGTGATGTACTCATACAGGCGCCAGccgtcacttcctgtttggggaGGGATGGTCAGGCACTGGAGGTTGAACTAGAACTAGAACTATAGATAGAGCTGGAGCTAGAGCTAGAGCTAGAGCTACACATAGAGCTAGACCTAGAGctagacctagacctagacctagaGCTAGAGCTAGACCTAGACCTAGAGCTAGACCTAGAGCTACACATAGAGCTAGACCTAGAGCTAGAGCTAGAGCTAGACCTAGACCTAGAGCTAGAGCTACACATAGAGCTAGACCTGGGGCTAGACCTAGAGCTAGAGCTAGAGCAAGACCTAGACCTAGAGCTACACATAGAGCTAGACCTAGACCTAGAGCTACACATTGAGCTAGAGCTACACAAAGAGCTAGACCTAGAGCTAGACCTAGAGCTAGAGCTAGACCTAGACCTAGAGCTCGAGCTAGAGCTACACATAGAGCTAGACCTAGACCTAGAGCTACACATTGAGCTAGAGCTAGAACTACACATAGAGCTAGACCTAGAGCTAGAGCTACACATTGAGCTAGAGCTAGAACTACACATAGAGCTAGACCTAGAGCTAGAGCTAGAACTAGAAGTGGAGCTGGTTCTAGAGCTGGAGCTACAGCCACCGCCTCCCAGGTGCTGCGTCTCCTCACCCAGCTCTGCCTCGGACGCGGCCCTcatgggggtgatgggggggtggTCTCCAGCATCAGAACCCTTCCTCGGCCGGTTCAGACCCGCCGCCAGCAGGGCCTTCGCCTGAGGAAGAACACAGGATGGCACTtaaatgccgcttttccaccgcacatgtagctcgactcgactcgactcgacatgactcgacacggtagcagcacgggtcgttttccaccgcagatagtacctcctggacgtgggcggggtcggctgcgcgaaagggccgtgacgtatttttgtacgcgacgcaaacaacacctacgcaacccacacatggagggaacccacataacaacaatggaggacatcgtaacattactattattagctggcatgttgaagaagttgaagaagtggaatatgttggctgcggcgctgctatggctgttatcagcatggttgccatgtcgctctcgtgacttcgtcacactttctggccaatcagtggccggccgtctgccgacgtcaccttttagcatcggctcagccgcttggaacctagagcgaggcggtactagaaaaagcagccacttcaggtaccagataccatgtttttgcggtggaaacgcaaaaaatgcgagctgagtcgagtcgagtcgagtcgtgtcgagctggtaccatgcagtggaaaagcggcatatgaGTAccggtgtggaggaggaggaggaggaggagaggaggagggggagaggaggaggtggtggagaggaggaggaggaggaggagggggagagggaggaggagaggaggagagggagaggaggaggtggtggaggaggaggaggagaggaggaggaggaggagaggaggaggaggaggaggaggaggaggaggaggaggaggaggaggaggaggagaggaggagggggagaggaggaggaggaggaggaggaggaggaggagggggaggaggaggaggaggagggggaggaggagaggaggagggggagaggaggaggaggaggaggaggagaggaggagggggagaggaggagggggagaggaggaggagggggagaggaggaggagggggaggaggaggaggaggagaggaggaggaggaggaggagggggaggaggagagggaggaggaggaggaggaggaggaggaggaggaggagggggggggagagggggagagggcccTGACCTCCTGGGCCCACATGGGGTTGCTGGTCTGCTGGAGCAGGACCTCCTTGAGGTCAAAGTTCTCGTGGTAGTGGTTGGTCTCAGTGCGGGGGTAGCTGATGTAGCCCTGGGTGTAGAGCCGCTCGGCGACCTGCATGGTGTGCTGCGGCCCCATGCCTAGAACACCAGGCTCATCATGTTACTAGACATGTTATTAACATGTTAGGAACGTGTTACCTAACATATCGCTAAAGGTGTTATTAGACATGGTACCAGACATGTTAAGACCAGTTGTTTATCGACAACAGGAGGCTGAGTGGTCttaaggctggggggggggggggttagggttagtggtcttaaggctgggggggggttagggttggtggTCTGCTTACCAAGAGAGGAGCTGGCTACCCGAAGCATCTCCACCGTGTTCAGGGCCAGGGGCCTCTGCTTCGCCTTCTCCTTCTTACTCACTGACTCCACCTGCAGGGGCCACATGGAACAGACTGAGCTACAGGGGCCCCGTGGGACACACTGACCTACAGGGCCCCGTGGGACACACTGACCTACAGGGGCCCGTGGGACAGACTGACCTACAGGGGCCCTGTGGGACAGACTGACCTACAGGGGCCCGTGGGACACACTGACCTACAGGGCCCCGTGGGACACACTGACCTACAGGGGCCACATGGAACAGGCTGACCTACAGGGGCCCTGTGGGACAGACTGACCTACAGGGGCCCGTGGGACACACTGACCTACAGGGGCCCCGTGGGACACACTGACCTACAGGGCCCCGTGGGACACACTGACCTACAGGGGACCCGTGGGACAGACTGACCTACAGGGGCCCCGTGGGACAGACTGACCTACAGGGGCCCGTGGGACACACTGACCTACAGGGGCCACATGGAACAGGCTGAGCTACAGGGGCCCCGTGGGACACACTGACCTACAGGGCCCCGTGGGACACACTGACCTACAGGGGCCCGTGGGACACACTGACCTACAGGGGCCCCGTGGGACAGACTGACCTACAGGGGGCCCGTGTGGAGGtagatagtgtttgtgtgtactctCACCCGGGCCTCCCTGGAAGTCTTGGCCAGGTTCACAAACATCTGGCCCGCCTCCCGGTCGAAGACCCGCCCCCGGTCCCAGTCCAGCGTCAGAGGGCCGTCCTTCCCTTTGAACACCTGCAGAATCAAACGCACCCGTCACACACCTGCAGGATCAAATGCACCCGTCACACACCTGCAGAATCAAACACACCCGTCACACAACTGCAGAATCAAACGCACCCGTCACACACCTGCAGAATCAAGCGCACCCGTCACACACCTGCAGAATCAAGCGCACCCGTCACACACCTGCAGAATCACATCTTAGGTCCTACCTTGGCCTGGATGACCCAGTAGGTCTCGGGTTTGAAGGACTGGATCTTGTCGTGTCTCTCCACACAGAAGCCCAGGGTGGGAGTCTGGCAGGGCCCGAAGGAGATCAGGGAGGAGTCCAGGTTCCCATATTTACCCTGAAAGTACTTAGTCTGGAACCTGATGTCAATCACACAGGAAGACAGGGAAATTCTGTCAATGAGCAGCTAACAGCTAACAGCTAGCAGCTAACAGCTAACAGcagacctggggtctcatttataaaactgtgcgtgggatcgttactaaaagtgtacgtacgcccaaaagccaagttttgagtgcgccaaaaaatattcagacttataaaaccctgcgtacgcacacctctaagcaatctttgctttataaatcacagaatgcctacaagtgtgcgcagctgaatcagcttcaggttccgccctgtacacgcccccttttaaccataaatggtcaatgcaaacgacgtcatgaatgcgatctgcatataaagtattatgtattatgtcttgtcggaaacaatatggcagaaggactgagaaaagcaaaaaagcgaaatttcacgaggttgaagtggagacacttgtgggtgaggtggaggcccgaaaagtagttttgttcggccgtcacgggattgggatcactaacaacaaaaagcagagtgagtagcaacatgttgctgcagcagtgaactctgtcagtagcacggagcgcacagtcccaggattaaaaaagaagtggtctgacataaaggtaaaTATTTTTaagtaccaataaatcgttatggtccctgaagaccctctccctccgaatcctgccatttgcatggtcctccaACAGTGCCAGCAgtgcagcattacgcacggGGCTCACCCCgctatagggttacggtaataaaaCTGACcaagaacaccttggataatcagtttgtaatcacccacgtgaAATGTTTTTGAACATAaaccctttttaatgcctgagtgtggcttggttttccacacttgggatttaattgacatttgattatgtgtttacagtgtcacataaaaatattacgttattgacacatgttgggcagatgctttattccatgcagtcgcgccgtcagtggacagagtgacgggattaaatatagagaattttcattttgaattttcatttagattctaaggagatgtttctggagttataactgagaaataacgcagttgacttaaattattctggtTACATAGAtctaacgcatgatacgggttgaaattaaacttatgaagggcgatgataaaacataatcgttcttctcactctacaattcttcggtctgacttcagttcaccaccacaccgtctgtgtcgccaattctccttttcctccaaaccatgcgtacgcatgggtcagagttcgCTTCGGGCtacgcacattctcccgtcaagttagttttttataaatcacaactttggagtggaaagtcacgtacgccactttcagccccgttttgtgcgtacgcaacggttataaatgagaccccaggtgaGGTATCAGGTAGTGTGGGCTAAAGGTGAGGAGCTAACACCTGGGGAGGTATCAGGTAGTTTGGGCTAGGAGCTAGTAACGGTGAGGAGCTAACACCTGGGGAGGTATCAGGTAGTTTGGGCTAGGAGCTAGTAGCGGTGAGGAGCTAACACCTGGGGAGGTATCAGGTAGTTTGGGCTAGGAGCTAGTAGCGGTGAGGAGCTAACACCTGGGGAGGTATCAGGTAGTTTGGGCTAGGAGCTAGTAGCGGTGAGGAGCTAACACCTGTGGAGGTATCAGGTAGTTTGGGCTAGGAGCTAGTAGCGGTGAGGAGCTAACACCTGCGGAGGTATCAGGTAGTTTGGGCTAGGAGCTAGTAGCGGTGAGGAGCTAACACCTGGGGAGGTATCAGGTAGTTTGGGCTAGGAGCTAGTAGCGGTGAGGAGCTAACACCTGGGGAGGTATCAGGTAGTTTGCGCTAGGAGCTAGTAGCGGTGAGGAGCTATCACCTGGGGAGGTATAAGGTAGTTTGGGCTAGAAGCTAGTAGCGGTGAGGAGCTAACACCTGGGGAGGTATCAGGTAGTTTGGGCTAGGAGCTAGTAGCGGTGAAGAGCTAACACCTGGGGAGGTATCAGGTAGTTTGGGCTAGGAGCTAGTAGCGGTGAGGAGCTATCACCTGGTGAAGGCGCAGCCGATGCGGAGGTCCAGCTCCTGCCGGGCGTCCACGGCCAGCGCCTCGTTGCGGTTGGGCTCCCCCAGCTGGCTCATGGCCTTCCAGATGTCCGTGTCGGTGATGGAGCTGAACTTAGCCCGGAACACCGTCTGCTCGCGGCCGCGCGGCGCGTTCATCGCCGGCTCGATGGCGTCCAGGACCTGCGGCGACcggagagacggggaggagcGGTGAGCTGCTGGTCCGCTAGTGGAcctgaggggtcagaggtcggctgagggtcagaggtcggctgagggtcagaggtcagccgcTCTGCtgagggtcagaggtcggcTGAGGGGCCAGAGGTCGgctgaggggtcagaggtcgactGCTCAGGATGAGgagaacagaaaaataaaatatgcaTTCAGAAATACACGAATACTCATCCAACTAAGAAAAATATGCACCTAGATAAGCTAGATAAGCTAGATAAACTAGATAAGCTAGATAAACTAGATAAGCTTGATAAACTAGATAAACTAGATAAGCTAGATAAACTAGATAAACTAGGGGTTTATCTAGACTAGGGGTTTGAACGGGTACACggttaacgttttttttttataattaatgattttttattctttttttaggTGGACCGCAGTCGcactatagggggattattgtATTAGATTATATTGCATTATTTAAATAATGCTAAATAATCGCGATTTATATCTGCCAGGCGGGATGCATGTGTAAAACAAACTCACCTCAAAACAGATGTTCTCTCCTTCCTTGTCGCAGTCCAACCAAAGAACGACATAGTCGCACCCTCTGGCCTCCacctgttaacacacacaccttagaaGAACTACAGCTGCTACACCCACTAACCAACCCGCACCGTCACACTAACCAACCCGCACGTCACACTAACCAACCCGCACCGTCACACTAACCAACCCGCACGTCACACTAACCATCTTGCACCACCACACTAACCAACCCGCACGTCACACTAACCAACCCGCACGTCACACTAACCAACCCACACTGTCACACTAACCAACCCGCACCGTCACACTAACCAACCCGCACCGTCACACTAACCAACCCGCACCGTCACACTAACCAACCCGCACCGTCACACTAACCAACCCGCACCGTCACACTAACCCACCCGCACGTCACACTAACCCATCCGCACGTCACACTAACCAACCCGCACCACCACACTAACCAACCCGCACGTCACACTAACCAACCCGCACCGTCACACTAACCAACCCGCACGTCACACTAACCAACCCGCACGTCACACTAACCAACCCGCACCGTCACACTAACCAACCCGCAGCGTCACACTAACCAACCCGCACCGTCACACTAACCAACCCGCACGTCACAGTAACCAACCCACACGTCACACTAACCAACCCGCACCGTCACAGTTACCAACCCGCACCGTCACACTAACCAACCCGCACCGTCACACTAACCAACCCGCACCGTCACACTAACCAACCCGCACCGTCACACTAACCAACCCGCACCGTCACACTAACCAACCCGCACGTCACACTAACCAACCCGCACCGTCACACTATCCAACCCGCACCGTCACACTAACCAACCCGCACCGTCACACTAACCAACCCGCACCGTCACACTAACCAACCCGCACCGTCACACTAACCAACCCGCACCGTCACACTAACCAACCCGCACCGTCACACTAACCAACCCGCACCGTCACACTAACCAACCCGCACCGTCACACTAACCAACCCGCACGTCACACTAACCAACCCGCACCGTCACACTATCCAACCCGCACCGTCACAGTAACCAACCCGCACCGTCACACTAACCAACCCGCACCGTCACACTAACCAACCCGCACGTCACACTAACCAACCCGCACCGTCACACTAACCAACCCGCACCGTCACACTAACCAACCCGCACGTCACACTAACCAACCCGCACCGTCACACTATCCAACCCGCACCGTCACAGTAACCAACCTGCACCGTCACACTAACCAGCAGCACCCACCAGTCCCACCAGGACTCACCTGGAGGAACTTGACCATGTTGAGCTTGGGGTTGGCCTCCTTCTTCTCGGTGGGGGCCTGGCTGAAGAGCTCCGCCGGGTCCACCTTGTCCCAGTCGTTGTACttccctgtgggggggggggggtggcacaGCGTCAGGGGGGGCTCATTCGACCGCGGCTCACaccgtgggagggggggaggaccgGGGGTCACAGCGAGGGAGACCGGGTaggggggcagggtggggctggggggggctcaccgatgaagtccaggctcagcacgTGGCCGCAGACCGAGGTCATCTTGAAGCGTGCTGCCTGGCCCTGGAAGCTGCCCTGGTAGTCGTGGACAGAGCACGCTCCGTTCAGCCCCTTACGGCTCGAACAACTCCCTGGAATACAAGAGGACGGGTGAGCCCAGCgaacctcctcaccctctcaccccttcaccctctcaccccctcacccagcACGCTGAAGACAAATGTCATCCATTGTTGAAGAGGTTCCAGATGAACCTCACCAGTTCCCGCTAAGTGGGCTCCAGTCTGGAGGCTACGTGGCTAGCAGGGCTAAATGCTACGCCGTGATGTCCTGCCAAATGAATCACTCATCGCACAAGGCTAAACGCTAATGGAGATACCCTGATTGTGATGCTAATGAGCGTGATGCTAATGCCCAATCTCACCTTCTCAAAAAAGGTCTTCTCGACGGAGAAGACCCAACGCTGACGTCAAGAGACGTCACCTCACAGCACAGGCCCCGTGGAACCAGGAGATAAATAGAGTGGAGATCAGCACGGAGACCCCACTACGCCTCCTCCAGCCACAGGGACCTCCAGCTCCGGaccgccaccaccagccccaaACTCATGGACAACATCCAGGTAACGGCTTCACGGGGAAGGGGCTGGGGTGAGGGGGCGGAGGCTGTAAGGTTGGGGGATGTggtcagggaggtggaggtggttatggtggtggatgtggttagggaggtggaggtggttaaGGTGGTAGATGTggttagggaggtggaggtggttatggtggtggatgtggtgacGATGGTGGATGTGGTtaaggtggtggatgtggtcagggaggtggatgtggttaaggtggtggatgtggtcagggagttggaggtggttaaggtggtggatgtgtttagggaggtggaggtggttaaggtggtggatgtggttacggaggtggatgtggttagggaggtggatgtggttatggtggtggatgtggttagggaggtggaggtggttatggtggtggatgtggttagGGAGTTGGAGGTGGTTAAGGTGGTAGATGTggttagggaggtggaggtggttatggtggtggatgtggtgacGATGGTGGA
Protein-coding regions in this window:
- the top3b gene encoding DNA topoisomerase 3-beta-1 yields the protein MTSVCGHVLSLDFIGKYNDWDKVDPAELFSQAPTEKKEANPKLNMVKFLQVEARGCDYVVLWLDCDKEGENICFEVLDAIEPAMNAPRGREQTVFRAKFSSITDTDIWKAMSQLGEPNRNEALAVDARQELDLRIGCAFTRFQTKYFQGKYGNLDSSLISFGPCQTPTLGFCVERHDKIQSFKPETYWVIQAKVFKGKDGPLTLDWDRGRVFDREAGQMFVNLAKTSREARVESVSKKEKAKQRPLALNTVEMLRVASSSLGMGPQHTMQVAERLYTQGYISYPRTETNHYHENFDLKEVLLQQTSNPMWAQEAKALLAAGLNRPRKGSDAGDHPPITPMRAASEAELGSDGWRLYEYITRHFMATVSEDCKYLQTTIEFSIGTEAFSCSGKTLISPGYTAVMPWLGIPLEEALPVCERGDIFTVDEIKLVEKQTCPPDYLTEAELITLMEKHGIGTDASIPVHINNVCQRNYVTVENGRKLKPTNLGIVLVHGYYKTDAELVLPTIRSAVEKQLTLIALGKANYQQVLQHTLDIFKRKFHYFVDSVGSMDELMEVSFSPLADSGKPLSRCGKCHRFMKYIQAKPSRLHCSHCDETYSVPQNGVIKLYKELRCPLDDFELVLWTSGARGKSYPLCPYCSSNPPFRDMKKGVGCNQCTHPSCQHSLVSLGIGQCVECEGGVLVLDPTSAPKWRMACNSCNVLVHFFEHAHRVQVAPESCDACEASLVAVDFNKTRSPLPAGETQHTGCVFCDPLFQDLVELKHATMRHPMHRGGARRGRGRGRRGNPKKPKDKMAALAAYFV